In Seonamhaeicola sp. S2-3, the genomic window AAAACGTAGTTGTTTCAAAAGGGGTAATTGTCTCAAAAACTATGTTAATTCAATTAGATGAACAGGTAAATGAACTAGATGAAGTAGTAGTAGGTAAAGTGCTTACAGGCGATTTATTATCTGATATAGAAAATGCAGAAACAGACACACCTATCAATTTTTATGATGTTGGCATTCCTGGTTATACTGGTAAACCCGCAACACAAAGTGAAAGGCGGTTAGACGAAGCATCAAGTTTTAACCCATCAGTTGGTTTTGCTGGTTCGGTTTCAATATTACCAATAATTAATGCCATTACAGGTAGAACAAAAAAACTTAAACAAAGGGTAGAGTTAGAAGCACAAGAAGATTTGTTAAGAAAAGTGAAATCACAAATACCAGAAGATTTTTTTATTAATTACCCTTTAGGAGAAACATTAAGAGCAGATTTTTTCTATTTCTGTCAAGAAGATCCAAATTTTACTAACCGATGCAAAGGGAAATCAGATTTAGAAGTATTTCAATATTTAAAAGAAAAATTACATCAATACAAGAAAAACCTTCAATCTACTGATGATTAATCTTTTTTTTGGAACACTTTTTGAAAATCTGTTTACATTAGCAAAAAATTAATAAATGCAGCGTTTTAAACCATTTCTTTTCTTTTTAATAATTCCTTTAATTGCATTTACAAATATTCATAAATATTACATTAGTGTTACTCAAATAGAGTATGTAAAAGAAGAAAAATCAATACAAATCATCTCAAGAATTTTTATTGATGATTTAGAAAATGTACTACGTAAAAGGTACAATGATTCTATAATTATTGATGACCCTCAATACGTTAAAGAAACCAATAAGTATATTGAAAAATACTTGAGAAATAAAATAAAAATAAAGGTTAACGGAGCGGAAACTAATTTTAATTTTGTTGGTAAAGAGTACAATTTAGATATAGTAAAATGTTATCTTGAAATTAAAAATATAGAAAACATAACCTCTTTTGAAATAAGCAACAAAGTTTTGTTTGATATGTTTGATGACCAACAAAACATTATAAAAACTAATATAAACTCTAAACAAAAGAGTTTCATTTTAGTGTCTCAGAACGATACGGTGGTGTTAAATTTTAATTAAAAACGCGTTAAACTTTACTTAAAATCCTTAATTTCGTTCACTTTTTAAATAAAGAAAAGGTTTATTGTTTTAAATAGTAACCTTTTTCTAGTAAAAAACATAAAATTCAGTAATGAAAAGACTAAAGTATTATTTATTGTCTGTAGTTTTTCTGTCTACAGCTGTTTTTGCCCAGGCTCAGGAAAAAGAACAAGTTAAAACAGGGCATACCAACAATAACAAATTTAAGCAGTTGTATGATGAGTTTGCAACACCGAATATGTATAGATCTGCATCAGGAGCTCCAGGTAGCGCCTATTATCAACAACAAGCAGATTACAAAATGGATATTGTTTTAGACGATAAAAATGCTAGAATTGCTGGTTATGAAACTATTACTTATACTAATAACTCTCCAGACCAATTAAAATACCTTTGGGTGCAATTAGATCAAAATGTAAGGGCTAAAGATTCTAAATCACCCTCAATAGAAGAAAGTAATGTGAGGCCTGTAATGAGACCAAATGAATTTGCCTCTAAGTTCATGAAAAAACCTTTAGAAAGAGGTTTTAACATACAAAAGGTAGTAGATGCTAACGATAAGCCCCTACCATATACAATAAACAGAACCATGATGCGGGTTGAGTTACCAAGCCCACTTGAAACAGGTGATAAATTTACTTTTTCAATTAGGTGGTGGTATAATATAAATGATCATGTAAAAGAAAACGGACGTTCTGGTTATGAGTATTTTCCAAAAGATGGAAATAGAGCCTATGTAATAGCCCAGTTTTTCCCAAGAATGGCAGTATATAATGATGTAGAAGGTTGGCAAAACTCTCAATTCTGGGGCGTGATGAATTTGCATTGCCATTTGGAGATTATGAAGTTGATATTACCGTTCCTGCAGATCATGTTATGGAAGCCACAGGAAAACTTATAAATAGAAAAGAAGTTTTCACTAAAGAAATGATGAAACGCTATGAAGCTGCAAAAAAATCATATAGAAAACCAGTTTTTATTGTAACCCAAGAAGAAGCAGAAGCTGCAGAAAAAGGATTTTCTAAACAAACAAAAACTTGGAAATTTAAAGCAGAAAATGTTAGAGACTTTGGTTTTGCTACCTCACGTAAATTTATTTGGGATATGATGGCGGTTAAAATTGGAGATAAAGATGTCATGGCTGTATCTCTTTACCCTAAAGAAGGAAATCCGCTTTGGGAAGAATGGTCTACAAAAGCTGTTGCTAGTACTTTACAAACTTATTCTAGAATGACCTTTGACTATCCATACCATAAAGCAGTTTCTGTACACGCAAAACAACAAGGTATGGAGTACCCAATGATTTGTTGGAATTATGGTAGGCCAAAAGAAGATGGTACATACAGTGACCGCGTAAAATACGGTATGATGGGCGTTATTATTCATGAAGTAGGACATAACTTTTTCCCAATGATTGTGAATAGCGATGAACGTCAATGGACATGGATGGATGAAGGTTTAAATACATTCTTAGAATATTTAGCTCAACAAGATTTTGGAGAAAAATATCCCGAAGCATTATCACCACAGCATGATAAATTTCCATCAGATAGAGGTCCAGCTCATTTAATTGTACCTTATATGAGAGGAAATCAAGATTATATGGCTCCTATAATGACCAAAGGTTTAAACACATACCAATTTGGGAATAATGCCTACGGAAAACCAGCAACTGCTTTAAATATTTTACGCGAAGTAGTTATGGGGCATGAATTATTTGATTATGCTTTTAAAGAATATGCTAATAGATGGATGTTTAAGCACCCAACACCAGAAGATTTCTTTAGAACAATGGAAGATGCCTCGGCAGTAGATTTAGATTGGTTCTGGAGAGGTTGGTTTTACACTACAGATTGGGTAGATATAGGTGTAAAAGACGTAAAGAAATTATACGTATCATCTAAACCAAATAGCTTTATTAAAGATTTAGTAAACCAAAGAGGCGGAAATATTAATGATTTACCTCCATTAGTATATTTTGTTGAAGAAGGAAGTGAAGATTATTCAGAAAACATGAAAACTAAATCGTTGTTAGAAAATTCAATACCTCTCAAAGAGTATATTATGGATAACTTTACACCAGCAGAACAAAGGCAAATTAAAACACCTAAATTCTTTTATAATATTACTTTTGAAAAACCAGGAGGTTTAGTAATGCCAATTATTGTTGAATATACCTATGCAGATGGCACCAAAAAAACCGAAAAATATCCAGCTCAAATATGGAGAAAAAATGATAGAGAGGTTTCAAAAGCTATTGCATCCGAAAAAGAAATAGTTAGTATTGTTATAGACCCAAATTTACAAACTGCCGATATTGATACCAGCAACAACTACTGGCCAAGAAAAGAACAACAAAGTGAATTTGATAAATTTAAAAGTAAAGTAAAACAATAACATAATAAAAGTCTACTTTTTTAAGTAGGCTTTTTTATTCTATAAACAACTCACTATATTTGTACTGTGATATATCGACCTACATTTTTATTTATAAGCGGCGCAGAAATAACTTTTATACTCTTTATAGTTATTATGGTTTTTGGCGCAGATAAATTACCAGAAATTGCTCGTGGTTTAGGTAAAGGTATGCGCGTGCTTAAAGATGCTACAAACGACATAAAGCATGAGATTACTAAAACTGCAGAAAACCACGGTATAGATACCAGTATAACTAATGATGTAAAAAAAGAATTAGATAAGGTAAAAGACGATTTAGAAGATTTTACCGGTTCTGTAAAGCGTAAATTATAACACGCCTACTTTTCATACAGTAAGTCATACGCTTTGTCAGGTTTGCATGTATTTTAGCGAATTTTAAGACCTATAAACGATTATTTTCTTTCAACAGGTTCGAGGCATATAAATTTATAATTACCAAATCTTAAATACTTAGCCTAATGAAACCGAAGATATTAGCATGTTTTCTTGCATGCACTGTTATGGCCTTTGGTCAAAGTGAAAGAGATATTGTCAAAAGAATTGACAGTATTAATTCAAAAGCTATTTCACACTATTCCAATCAACAAATACTAGATTCTTTTAAAGAGTTTAATAAAGCTAAAAAATTATCAGACTCCATTGATGATGATTATGGATCAAGTCCAAAATCTGGGTTTTTACCATTTTAAGAATATAATTTAATCAAGCGATATAAGAAGTATTCCGTATTCCTGACTCCCCTAAATTGAGATCTAAAAGCCTTTACTTTGGCATTAAAGGATTCAGCTGAAGCATTAGTACTTCTGTTTATAAAATAGTTGAGTACAGAGCGGTAATTTAAAGTAATACTATTGGCTACCGTTTGGAAGCTCTTAAATCCTGACTCCTCTACATCTTTGTACCAGTGGGCTAGTTTGGTGTAAGCTACTTTAATATCTATGGCTTGGTTAAAAATATTCCTCAAGCCTTGAACAAGTCCATAAGCTTTCTTTAATTCTGGGTATTCATTAAACAATATCTGTCCCCTCTCTTTCTGATTTGGAGTCCATTTATCTGGGGATTTATACAGTAGATATCTACTCCTGGCCAGGAGTTGTTTTGAGCTATCACCATTAGAAAAAGTTACAGGTTTAAATTCTTTGTCGGCAGCTCTAGATAGCTTTATCTGTTCATTTTCTTGATCCAAAGCTTCCCATCGGTATTTGATACGAAGATCTTGGAGCGCCTCTATTGCCAGCTTCTGTACATGGAACCTGTCTGTTACTTGGATGGCTTTCGGGAAACATTTAGTGGAGATTGTTTTCATAGAGTTAGCCATGTCTAAGGTAATCTCTTTCACTTTAGCACGCTTCTTTGCTGGGATCTTCAAGAGTTGTTCGATAATAGGCTCCACTTTAGTTCCGTGGAATATCCCAACTAAAGCCCCTTTCTTTCCTTTGGCCTTCTTATTGGTAATGATGGTATAGAGCTCTCCCTTGGACAGCGCTGTCTCATCAATGGATAAATAAGAACCTAAGTTTTCAGGGAAAACAAGCCACTGTTTAGCATGACTCTTATGCTCCCATTGCTTAAAATCACTTAAGTGATCCTTATAATGTCTTTGAAGCCTTTTTCCGGACATACCATACTGGTGCCCAAGTTGTTGGCTGCTCAGAGCAGTATTATCAGTCGATTTCTTTTAAAAAAGCAGCAAACTCTTTTGATATTCGAGTTCCCTGTGCAATAAATTCATCCCATTCACGACTTACTTTAATCCTCTTTTTATCAAGTAGAACGTCCCAACGCCTTCGTTTAAGATTTAATGATAGTAGATTGTCTCGAACGGGATAATCCTCGATTATTCGAGGCTCCATGAAGCCACTGGCTTTATACTTGCAATCCTTGTACTTAGATGGTATTTGTTTTTTCTCCTCCAAATATATCGTTAGACGGTTCTCATATAAAACATGCTTTATAGGCTTCTTATCGAATCCAACAATATCAAAATACTCTAATATTCCTTCTGGTAATATTAAACTTAACAAGGATAACTCAGTGTCTTTATTCATCAATATAATTTAAAGTACAAAGAAAATTATTTTTCTCTTTAGACCCAACTTTTGAGATTGATCCATGATTATGGTAAAGCTATTTCTAGTTATAGTTTAGGTAATATATATTGTCTCATGCATGAATTTACCAATGCTAAAACTAGCTATTTAGAAATGTTAGAGGCAGCAAAAAACTCTAAAGATATGAGTTTAATTGCCAAAGCTTACTTAAGTCTAGGTGAGTTTGAAAAAGAAGTAGGCGCTTCAGAAACAGCATTACATCATTTAGAAAAAGCCTTGGCATATATTTCAACTAGTAATTATCTAGGAATGAATGAATATGATAAAATACAATTTGAATCTATTTTATTAAAATCTAGAATTAACCTTTGTGAATTATATCTTAATAAATCAGAATTAGATAAAGCTTTAATGAACTTATTAAAATTAGGTAAAATAATTGATACTAATAAAAAATTAAAAACCTCATATTTAAGTGAATTTAATTATCTATATGGTGTTTATTTTTTGGAAAAGGAACTTTACAATAATGCTCAAAATAAATTTAAAGAAGCACTTAAAATTTTAAAGAAAATAAAATCGAAAAATCACGAAAAAATAAACCAACAATTTGTTAAGGTTTATGATAAATTAGCAGAGGCTTATGCCAAATCTGGAAAGAATGAAGAGGCTTATTTAGCTTTGTTAGAACATAATAAATACAACAATAAATTCATTAATGATAAAAGAATTAGTTACGAAGCTATTACTAAATCTAAATTTCTTATAGAAGATTACAAGAATAACGTACAATTAGCAGAAAAAGAAAAAGCCCTTCTTGTACAAAAAGCAGATAAAATTCAATCTACAAATTTTGTAATAACAATGGTGCTAATATTATTAGCTATTACAGTAATTTTATTAATAAGAGCTTATAGAGCAAAAAGAAAACTAAATAAAGTTTTAGGAGAGCAAAATAATATTTTAGAATATGCTAAAAACGAAGCAATAAAATCATCTGAATTAAAATCTAATTTTATATCTAATGTTACACATGAGCTAAGAACACCTCTTTATGGTGTAGTTGGTATTACCTCACTATTACTTAAAAACAACAATTTAAGTGCCAGTGACAATAAAATGTTAGAATCTTTAAAATACTCTGGAGACTATCTTTTAAATTTAATAAATGAAGTTTTACAATTTGGCAAAATAGAATCTAAAAAATTAGAGTTAAAAAATGTAACCATTAACTTAAGAGAGTTAATAAAAAATAATGTTAATTCCTTTAATTATAAGTTGCAAGAAACAAATAATAAAATAGTTACTACCATTGATGATAATGTACCTAAATATATTAAGTGTGATGGTGTTAGGCTATCTCAAGTATTAATTAACTTAATAGGTAACAGTATTAAATTTACAGAAAGCAGCTATATTTACGTACGTGTTAAGACTTTAAATTTAAGTAATGATAGCGTAAGGTTACATTTTGAAATTCAAGATGAAGGTAAAGGAATTCCTAAAGATAAATTCAATACTATTTTTGAAGAATTTCAACAATTAGATGAAGAGAGTAATACTAATTACAAAGGAACTGGTTTAGGGCTTTCCATAACTAAAAAAATAATTGAACTTTTTGGTAGCGAAATTGTACTACAAAGTGAAGTAGGTGTTGGAACCACCATTAGTTTTGATTTAAATTTAGAAATTGATAATGAGAAAAAGTCAGAAGAAGATGCAGAAGAAGTGGTTGGTAAATTAGTTAATCTAAAACAAAAGCATAAGATTTTAATTGCCGAAGACAATAAAATAAACCAAATAGTAACTAAAAACTTATTGATTAAACAAAATTACGTATGTAAAGTGGTTGAAAATGGGTTAGAAGCCATAAAAGTTATTGAAAATGAAAATTTTGATTTGATTTTGATGGATATTAATATGCCTATTATGAATGGTGTTGAAGCAACAAAAATTATTAGAGAAAAGGATGATAACATACCCGTAATTGCACTTACTGCCGCAGATATTGATTATGTTAAAGAGAATTATAATAACATAGGGTTTACGGGAATATTAACCAAACCATTTGATAATAATGAACTTTTTCAAATGATTCAGGCAAGTATTCAAAATAGTAAAAAATATAATAATGTATTAGAAAATGTTTCTTAAATCACAGTTTTCTACTAATAGTTAAACCATCTCTAATAGGTAAAATTACAGTCTCTAACCTAGAGTCTTCCTTTAGTAATTTATTATATTCAAGTAAAGCTTTAGTAGCTGTATCATTGGGTTTTAGCTCTTCAATTACTTTGCCGCTCCAAAGCACATTGTCAGATAAAATAATGCCTCCAAGGTTTAGTTTATCAATAATAATATTATAATAATTGGGGTAATTATCTTTATCAGCATCAATAAAAATTAAATCAAATGTTTTATCAAGCTTGGGTATAATATCTAAAGCATTTCCTAAATGCTGAATAATTTGATTTCCATAATCAGATTTATCAAAATATTTTCTTTGAAAATCAACCAATTCTTCATTCACATCAATAGTATGTAAAACCCCGTTTTTTTGCATGCCTTCAGCTAAACACAAAGCAGAATACCCTGTGTAAGTGCCAATTTCTAAAATATTTTTAGGATTAACCAATTTAGAAATCATGCTTAACAAACGCCCTTGATAATGACCACTTAACATACGTGGTTGCAAAATTTTTTGGTACGTTTCTCGGGTTAATTGTTGTAATAACTCTGGTTCGTTTTCAGAGTGAGCTACAACATAAGCGTCTAATTCTTCAGGTAAAAAATGCATTAAGATAAAATTCTATTTATTAGTTTTTCTTTAGCGGTTTCATTCTCTCCACAAAGCCATTGTATTACATTATCTTCCCAAATAGCGTCATATTCTTCTTGGTTTAAAATATTTCTTTTCATTGCCAAATCTAAAATTTTCCCAGGGTAAGATGATTGTTTGTCACTTTCCATTTCGCCTAAAGGGTAGGGGTCATCTAGTCCCATAAGTACCTGTTTAGCGCCATGGTTTTTTATTAATAATTCTAACCCACCTGTATCATGTACTAAGGTGTCAAAGAAAATATTTTTATGCCCAACAGCTTTTCTTGGATGGTGTTTGCCTTCAAATAAATCGGGTCTGCCATCAAACCCTTGAATGCGTCTTCCTAAGTTAATTTGTGCTAGTTGTCCGCCATGAGCAAAACAAGTGCGCATATTAGGGTATTTTTCTTGATAGCCGTTTAATGTTAAAAAATGATAGGCATCAGCACATTGCGCTAACATCCAAATTAAATGAAATCGCCACGCAGTATTTTCTAGCTTAATAAATTTTTCACCATCATAGGGGTGAATTTCTACTGCTAAATTATACTTGTTAGCCAATTCAAAAAGCGGTTCATTTTCTTCATCATAAATACAACGCCATGTTCCAATGGTGTCCATATAATGTGTTGGTAAGCATAATAGTTGTAAACCATGTTCTTCTACACAGCGTTCAATTTCCCAACAAGCACTTCTTACAAAACCAGGATGGACCACAAAACCACAAGTAAATTTACTGGGGTAATTATGCTGTATTTTCGCATTAAAGTCGTTTTGAAAGCGTAAGGCTTTTTTCATTTCTTCAACGCGTAAACCATTACCGTAAAGTTGCGAAAGATTAAGTACTACAGCATGGTCTATTTTATTACGCTCCATCCATTCTAGTTTTTCGTGTAAAAAGAATGATGAATCTGTTACAGGTCTGCTCCAATCTTTTTGAAGCATATATTTTCTGTCTTTATCAACCCAAAAAATTCCTTTTTCACGCATATAATCGGGTATTTCCTCTGGGTAAGGAAGCAAATGCGAATGACCGTTTATTCTAAGTTTTTTTTTCATTAAACTATTCTAAACTTTCTTAGGAGGCGCCATTATAGTACCACATTTTTTGCAAGTTCGTTTTTTTTCGCTGCTGTAAAATTTATCAAAAATCACGGGCATATCGGTTTCTATATCGTCTAATTTAAATTTCT contains:
- a CDS encoding DUF6702 family protein; the encoded protein is MQRFKPFLFFLIIPLIAFTNIHKYYISVTQIEYVKEEKSIQIISRIFIDDLENVLRKRYNDSIIIDDPQYVKETNKYIEKYLRNKIKIKVNGAETNFNFVGKEYNLDIVKCYLEIKNIENITSFEISNKVLFDMFDDQQNIIKTNINSKQKSFILVSQNDTVVLNFN
- a CDS encoding response regulator; its protein translation is MRLIHDYGKAISSYSLGNIYCLMHEFTNAKTSYLEMLEAAKNSKDMSLIAKAYLSLGEFEKEVGASETALHHLEKALAYISTSNYLGMNEYDKIQFESILLKSRINLCELYLNKSELDKALMNLLKLGKIIDTNKKLKTSYLSEFNYLYGVYFLEKELYNNAQNKFKEALKILKKIKSKNHEKINQQFVKVYDKLAEAYAKSGKNEEAYLALLEHNKYNNKFINDKRISYEAITKSKFLIEDYKNNVQLAEKEKALLVQKADKIQSTNFVITMVLILLAITVILLIRAYRAKRKLNKVLGEQNNILEYAKNEAIKSSELKSNFISNVTHELRTPLYGVVGITSLLLKNNNLSASDNKMLESLKYSGDYLLNLINEVLQFGKIESKKLELKNVTINLRELIKNNVNSFNYKLQETNNKIVTTIDDNVPKYIKCDGVRLSQVLINLIGNSIKFTESSYIYVRVKTLNLSNDSVRLHFEIQDEGKGIPKDKFNTIFEEFQQLDEESNTNYKGTGLGLSITKKIIELFGSEIVLQSEVGVGTTISFDLNLEIDNEKKSEEDAEEVVGKLVNLKQKHKILIAEDNKINQIVTKNLLIKQNYVCKVVENGLEAIKVIENENFDLILMDINMPIMNGVEATKIIREKDDNIPVIALTAADIDYVKENYNNIGFTGILTKPFDNNELFQMIQASIQNSKKYNNVLENVS
- a CDS encoding O-methyltransferase produces the protein MHFLPEELDAYVVAHSENEPELLQQLTRETYQKILQPRMLSGHYQGRLLSMISKLVNPKNILEIGTYTGYSALCLAEGMQKNGVLHTIDVNEELVDFQRKYFDKSDYGNQIIQHLGNALDIIPKLDKTFDLIFIDADKDNYPNYYNIIIDKLNLGGIILSDNVLWSGKVIEELKPNDTATKALLEYNKLLKEDSRLETVILPIRDGLTISRKL
- a CDS encoding transposase, with product MSGKRLQRHYKDHLSDFKQWEHKSHAKQWLVFPENLGSYLSIDETALSKGELYTIITNKKAKGKKGALVGIFHGTKVEPIIEQLLKIPAKKRAKVKEITLDMANSMKTISTKCFPKAIQVTDRFHVQKLAIEALQDLRIKYRWEALDQENEQIKLSRAADKEFKPVTFSNGDSSKQLLARSRYLLYKSPDKWTPNQKERGQILFNEYPELKKAYGLVQGLRNIFNQAIDIKVAYTKLAHWYKDVEESGFKSFQTVANSITLNYRSVLNYFINRSTNASAESFNAKVKAFRSQFRGVRNTEYFLYRLIKLYS
- a CDS encoding twin-arginine translocase TatA/TatE family subunit; this encodes MIYRPTFLFISGAEITFILFIVIMVFGADKLPEIARGLGKGMRVLKDATNDIKHEITKTAENHGIDTSITNDVKKELDKVKDDLEDFTGSVKRKL
- a CDS encoding amidohydrolase family protein, which codes for MKKKLRINGHSHLLPYPEEIPDYMREKGIFWVDKDRKYMLQKDWSRPVTDSSFFLHEKLEWMERNKIDHAVVLNLSQLYGNGLRVEEMKKALRFQNDFNAKIQHNYPSKFTCGFVVHPGFVRSACWEIERCVEEHGLQLLCLPTHYMDTIGTWRCIYDEENEPLFELANKYNLAVEIHPYDGEKFIKLENTAWRFHLIWMLAQCADAYHFLTLNGYQEKYPNMRTCFAHGGQLAQINLGRRIQGFDGRPDLFEGKHHPRKAVGHKNIFFDTLVHDTGGLELLIKNHGAKQVLMGLDDPYPLGEMESDKQSSYPGKILDLAMKRNILNQEEYDAIWEDNVIQWLCGENETAKEKLINRILS